The following coding sequences are from one Microbacterium sp. SSM24 window:
- the frr gene encoding ribosome recycling factor codes for MIADVLADAGARMDRAVEAAKEDFATVRTGRANPQLFQKILVDYYGTPTPLAQLASINNPEARTLIITPYDKSALKGIEQAIRDIPNLGVNPTNDGNLVRVTMPELTEERRKEYVKLVRSKGEDHKVHLRGIRRKSKDDIDALKSEVGEDELTRAEKELDALTRAHVDAIDEALKRKEAELLEV; via the coding sequence GTGATCGCGGACGTCTTGGCCGATGCCGGAGCGCGCATGGACCGCGCCGTCGAGGCTGCGAAGGAGGACTTCGCGACCGTTCGCACCGGACGTGCCAACCCGCAGCTGTTCCAGAAGATCCTCGTCGACTACTACGGCACCCCCACGCCGCTGGCCCAGCTCGCCTCGATCAACAACCCCGAGGCGCGCACGCTGATCATCACGCCCTACGACAAGTCGGCGCTGAAGGGGATCGAGCAGGCCATCCGCGACATCCCGAACCTCGGCGTCAACCCCACGAACGACGGCAATCTCGTGCGCGTGACGATGCCCGAGCTCACCGAGGAGCGCCGCAAGGAGTACGTGAAGCTCGTGCGCTCCAAGGGCGAGGACCACAAGGTGCATCTGCGCGGCATCCGACGCAAGTCCAAGGACGACATCGACGCCCTCAAGAGCGAGGTCGGCGAAGACGAACTGACCCGTGCCGAGAAAGAGCTCGACGCCCTCACGCGCGCGCACGTCGATGCCATCGACGAGGCACTCAAGCGCAAAGAGGCGGAGCTTCTCGAGGTCTGA
- a CDS encoding AI-2E family transporter, whose product MKVHNPFRVAFVATLGVGLGLVLIGSIQTLSTILLYVGTALFLSLGLDPIVAWLERRKLPRWAAVLITILVVLAAFAGIILMVVPIIAGQISQLVADIQDLVETGDWNPVADAKDWMASTFPNLKVDDVFMYLEDWFNSLDVGAIGEQIGGGIIAIGGAVLAGLAGAFIVLILTIYFTASTPNLKRAVYQLVPASKRARFIDLGEQITDSVGYYVIGQLSLGAINGVLSAIFLSIINAPFPAVLAVIAFFFSLIPLVGTLTGSTIIVLFCLGLGSPTTALIAAIYYLIYMQIEAYVISPRIMGRAVSVPGAVVVIAALAGGALLGLLGALVAIPVAASILIIYRQVVIPRQNER is encoded by the coding sequence ATGAAGGTGCACAATCCGTTCCGGGTCGCATTCGTGGCGACGCTCGGGGTGGGACTCGGACTGGTGCTCATCGGCAGCATCCAGACCCTGTCGACGATCCTCCTCTATGTCGGAACGGCGCTGTTCCTCTCGCTCGGGCTCGACCCGATCGTGGCGTGGCTCGAGCGCCGCAAGCTTCCTCGCTGGGCGGCCGTGCTCATCACGATCCTGGTGGTCCTCGCCGCGTTCGCCGGGATCATCCTGATGGTCGTCCCGATCATCGCGGGACAGATCTCGCAGCTGGTCGCCGACATCCAGGATCTCGTCGAGACGGGCGACTGGAATCCGGTCGCCGACGCCAAGGACTGGATGGCCTCCACGTTCCCCAACCTCAAGGTCGACGACGTCTTCATGTACCTCGAGGACTGGTTCAACTCCCTCGACGTCGGGGCGATCGGCGAGCAGATCGGCGGTGGGATCATCGCGATCGGCGGTGCCGTCCTGGCGGGGCTCGCCGGCGCGTTCATCGTCCTGATCCTGACGATCTACTTCACCGCCTCCACGCCGAACCTCAAGCGCGCCGTGTACCAGCTCGTCCCAGCTTCGAAGCGCGCGCGGTTCATCGACCTGGGCGAGCAGATCACCGATTCGGTCGGCTACTACGTCATCGGCCAGCTCAGCCTCGGCGCGATCAACGGTGTGCTCAGCGCGATCTTCCTCTCGATCATCAACGCGCCGTTCCCCGCGGTGCTCGCCGTGATCGCGTTCTTCTTCTCGCTGATCCCGCTCGTCGGCACGCTGACCGGCTCCACCATCATCGTGCTGTTCTGTCTGGGCCTCGGCTCCCCCACCACCGCCCTCATCGCGGCGATCTACTACCTCATCTACATGCAGATCGAGGCGTACGTGATCTCGCCGCGCATCATGGGGCGTGCCGTGTCGGTGCCCGGCGCGGTGGTCGTCATCGCCGCACTGGCCGGCGGCGCGCTCCTCGGACTGCTCGGCGCCCTCGTCGCGATCCCGGTGGCGGCCAGCATCCTGATCATCTACCGCCAGGTCGTGATCCCGCGCCAGAACGAGCGGTGA
- a CDS encoding tyrosine recombinase XerC, which translates to MRLEDAADAYARVLADVRRLSPATVRAYRGDLADLAATVGNADLAEIDLETLREWLWRATQRADARATLARRTSTARGFFAWALDEGIISDDPALRLVAPKRGRPLPKVATADALSAMLDRAGAAAAEGDPIALRDHAVLEFLYGSGVRVSELCSLDLGDIDRDRRTARVVGKGSKERVVPFGGAAGRALDAYLVRGRPALFGRQAPTERSAGAVFLGVRGGRLGTRAAYDVVARALGPEVGGAAGPHALRHSAATHLLDGGADLRAVQEILGHASLGTTQIYTHVSSERLTATYRLAHPRA; encoded by the coding sequence ATGAGGCTCGAGGACGCCGCCGACGCGTATGCGCGCGTGCTCGCCGACGTGCGCCGGCTCTCACCCGCGACGGTGCGGGCGTATCGCGGCGACCTCGCCGATCTGGCCGCGACGGTGGGGAATGCCGACCTCGCGGAGATCGACCTCGAGACCCTGCGCGAGTGGCTGTGGCGTGCGACCCAGCGGGCCGACGCCCGCGCGACCCTCGCGCGGCGCACCTCGACGGCGCGCGGCTTCTTCGCGTGGGCCCTCGATGAGGGCATCATCTCGGACGATCCGGCACTGCGGCTGGTCGCTCCGAAACGGGGCCGCCCGCTTCCGAAGGTCGCGACCGCGGATGCCCTGAGCGCGATGCTCGACCGTGCGGGTGCCGCCGCTGCGGAGGGCGATCCGATAGCGCTGCGAGACCATGCCGTGCTCGAGTTCCTCTACGGATCCGGAGTGCGCGTGTCAGAACTGTGCAGTCTCGACCTCGGCGACATCGACCGCGACCGGCGCACGGCTCGCGTCGTCGGAAAGGGCTCGAAGGAGCGGGTGGTGCCCTTCGGGGGAGCGGCGGGTCGTGCGCTCGACGCGTATCTCGTGCGCGGCCGCCCGGCACTGTTCGGGCGTCAGGCGCCGACGGAGCGCAGTGCGGGGGCTGTGTTCCTCGGCGTCCGTGGCGGACGCCTGGGCACCCGGGCGGCATACGACGTCGTCGCGCGGGCGCTCGGTCCCGAGGTCGGTGGGGCCGCCGGTCCGCATGCGCTGCGGCATTCGGCGGCGACGCACCTTCTCGACGGGGGCGCCGATCTGCGCGCGGTGCAGGAGATCCTGGGCCACGCGAGCCTGGGAACGACGCAGATCTACACGCATGTGTCGAGCGAACGGCTTACTGCGACGTACCGGCTCGCGCACCCGCGGGCGTGA
- a CDS encoding alpha/beta hydrolase codes for MEIRGPLLLPARREEIELETIDGLTLVGELAVPQDREPVATLVTLHPLPTAGGFMDSHILRKAAGRLPALADLAVLRFNTRGTTSSRGTSEGDFDGGRAEAFDVAAAMDFVRERGLPRPWLVGWSFGTELALKYGRDHDVEGAVLLSPPLHRASDEEVAAWADDQRRLIVLVPEFDDYLRPDAAALRFASVPDAVLIPVEGGKHLWVGENQTRRVLTEIVAAINPDALPLPNEWNGPAAED; via the coding sequence ATGGAGATCCGAGGACCGCTCCTCCTCCCGGCGCGCCGGGAAGAGATCGAACTGGAGACGATCGACGGCCTCACCCTCGTCGGTGAGCTCGCCGTCCCGCAGGACCGTGAGCCGGTGGCGACGCTCGTCACGCTGCATCCCCTTCCGACGGCCGGCGGCTTCATGGATTCGCACATCCTCCGCAAGGCCGCAGGGCGCCTGCCGGCTCTCGCCGATCTCGCCGTGCTGCGCTTCAACACCCGCGGCACCACCTCGTCCCGCGGTACGAGCGAGGGTGATTTCGACGGCGGCCGCGCGGAGGCCTTCGACGTCGCGGCGGCAATGGACTTCGTGCGTGAGCGCGGACTGCCGCGCCCGTGGCTCGTGGGGTGGTCGTTCGGAACCGAACTCGCCCTCAAATACGGCCGTGACCACGATGTCGAGGGTGCGGTCCTGCTCTCGCCGCCGCTTCACCGGGCCAGTGACGAGGAGGTCGCCGCCTGGGCCGACGATCAGCGTCGCCTGATCGTGCTGGTTCCCGAGTTCGACGACTATCTCCGACCGGATGCTGCCGCCCTGCGTTTCGCGAGCGTGCCCGACGCGGTCCTGATCCCCGTCGAGGGGGGAAAGCACCTGTGGGTCGGCGAGAATCAGACCCGACGGGTGCTGACCGAGATCGTCGCCGCGATCAACCCCGACGCGCTGCCCCTGCCGAACGAATGGAACGGCCCGGCCGCCGAGGACTGA
- a CDS encoding phosphatidate cytidylyltransferase, whose translation MAEESDDAFGGEQSAPDAPLTRREAAEARRAETTTPAAPSEGAIPPIPPLPVTAVAGAPEASPAIQAHLRAARTEFESQVAHARAEFEEANERIKQRTGRDLIVATLIGVAAGAVLIGSLIFVKQLFVVFALAAALLGVFEFARALRASGRRVDVVPQLVVGAVVVLSGYFFDAWLHWVVIFVAVAVVVVWRLLVQMASRDGRTYGNVLADVLIAGFVQLYVPFLASLCVVLLAQEGGEWWVLSFIAVVVAADTGAYAAGLTFGRHPMAPRISPKKTWEGFAGAVVASALAGVLLAIFLLGLDWWMGIVIGIVILGTATAGDLGESMIKRDMGIKDMSSWLPGHGGVLDRLDSILPSTAAALALYYLFTPLVAS comes from the coding sequence ATGGCCGAAGAATCAGATGACGCGTTCGGGGGCGAGCAGTCCGCTCCCGATGCGCCGCTGACCCGTCGCGAGGCGGCGGAAGCGCGCCGCGCGGAGACGACGACGCCCGCGGCGCCGTCCGAGGGCGCGATCCCGCCGATTCCACCTCTGCCCGTCACGGCCGTCGCAGGCGCGCCGGAAGCCTCACCGGCCATCCAGGCGCACCTGCGCGCCGCGCGGACCGAGTTCGAGAGTCAGGTCGCGCACGCCCGGGCGGAGTTCGAGGAGGCGAACGAGCGGATCAAGCAGCGCACGGGCCGCGATCTCATCGTGGCGACGCTCATCGGCGTCGCCGCCGGCGCTGTTCTCATCGGCTCGCTGATCTTCGTCAAGCAGCTCTTCGTGGTCTTCGCGCTGGCAGCGGCGCTCCTGGGCGTCTTCGAGTTCGCGCGCGCCCTCCGGGCATCGGGCCGGCGTGTGGATGTGGTGCCCCAGCTCGTCGTCGGTGCAGTGGTCGTCCTCTCGGGATACTTCTTCGATGCCTGGCTGCACTGGGTCGTCATCTTCGTCGCGGTCGCCGTCGTGGTGGTGTGGCGCCTTCTGGTGCAGATGGCCAGCCGGGATGGGCGGACCTACGGCAACGTGCTCGCCGACGTCCTGATCGCCGGATTCGTCCAGCTCTACGTCCCGTTCCTGGCGAGCCTGTGCGTCGTCCTGCTCGCCCAGGAGGGCGGGGAGTGGTGGGTGCTGTCGTTCATCGCGGTCGTGGTCGCTGCCGACACCGGCGCGTATGCCGCAGGCCTCACGTTCGGCCGTCATCCGATGGCGCCGCGGATCAGCCCGAAGAAGACGTGGGAGGGCTTCGCGGGAGCGGTGGTCGCCTCCGCCCTGGCCGGCGTGCTCCTGGCCATCTTCCTCCTCGGCCTCGACTGGTGGATGGGCATCGTCATCGGAATCGTGATCCTGGGCACGGCTACCGCCGGTGACCTCGGGGAATCGATGATCAAGCGCGACATGGGCATCAAGGACATGAGCTCGTGGCTGCCGGGTCACGGCGGAGTGCTCGATCGACTGGACTCGATCCTGCCCTCCACGGCGGCGGCACTTGCTCTGTACTATCTCTTCACCCCCCTGGTGGCATCATGA
- a CDS encoding lytic transglycosylase domain-containing protein — protein MTSGNELIPTRRSRRQDVSTVAGSPVARPRRAPAPRQRWSRRRGVLGVFAAFAAVGFVAAYVGPTGMALSDANADEGSTVSLYANSIGDVQSFASGEDAGDARALDRGNYTVYVKPKPKPVVVVDAAEASTSNGWTPPFVTPDPGSAQAIAYGMVTARGWGDSEFACLVALWNKESGWRVNAYNASSGAYGIPQALPGSKMGSAGADWETNPATQIAWGLGYIGGRYGTPCGAWGHSQNVGWY, from the coding sequence GTGACTTCTGGAAACGAGCTGATCCCGACCCGGCGTTCACGCCGACAGGACGTGTCGACCGTCGCAGGATCGCCTGTCGCCCGCCCTCGTCGTGCTCCCGCTCCGAGGCAGAGGTGGTCGCGTCGCCGCGGTGTGCTCGGCGTGTTCGCGGCCTTCGCGGCGGTCGGCTTCGTCGCGGCATACGTCGGTCCGACCGGCATGGCGCTCAGCGACGCGAACGCCGACGAGGGCTCCACCGTGTCGCTCTACGCGAATTCGATCGGCGATGTGCAGTCCTTCGCCTCGGGCGAAGACGCCGGTGACGCGCGGGCACTCGATCGCGGCAACTACACCGTCTACGTCAAGCCGAAGCCCAAGCCCGTCGTCGTCGTCGACGCGGCGGAGGCGTCGACATCGAACGGATGGACGCCCCCGTTCGTGACGCCCGACCCGGGAAGTGCGCAGGCCATCGCCTACGGAATGGTCACTGCGCGCGGGTGGGGGGACAGCGAGTTCGCGTGCCTGGTGGCGCTGTGGAACAAGGAGTCCGGCTGGCGCGTCAACGCCTACAACGCCTCGAGCGGGGCGTACGGCATCCCGCAGGCTCTCCCCGGCAGCAAGATGGGCAGCGCCGGGGCTGACTGGGAGACGAACCCGGCGACGCAGATCGCGTGGGGCCTCGGCTACATCGGCGGCCGCTACGGAACGCCGTGCGGTGCGTGGGGTCACTCGCAGAACGTCGGCTGGTACTGA
- the rpsB gene encoding 30S ribosomal protein S2, whose protein sequence is MAVVTIRQLLDSGVHFGHQTRRWNPKVKRFILTERSGIHIIDLQQSLTYIDKAYEFVKETVAHGGTVLFVGTKKQAQEIVAEQATRVGQPYVNQRWLGGLLTNFQTVSKRLARMKELEELNFDDPAASGFTKKELLIKKRELDKLHKSLGGIRNLQKTPSAIWVIDAKREHLAVNEATKLGIPVIGILDTNADPDEFQYPIPGNDDAIRSVSLLTRIIADAAAEGLIQRHQPTDESADAEPLADWERELLEQGAADEATAAVVVEAAAEELAEEAVVAEAVAVELAVEAVEAEAAGDDAAAEELAAEAVVAEAVAEELAEEAVVAEAVAEELAAEAVADIEAAEK, encoded by the coding sequence ATGGCCGTCGTCACGATTCGCCAGCTGCTCGACAGCGGCGTCCACTTCGGGCACCAGACCCGCCGGTGGAACCCGAAGGTCAAGCGCTTCATCCTCACGGAGCGCAGCGGCATTCACATCATCGACCTGCAGCAGTCGCTCACGTACATCGACAAGGCGTACGAGTTCGTCAAGGAGACGGTCGCCCACGGCGGCACCGTCCTCTTCGTCGGCACGAAGAAGCAGGCCCAGGAGATCGTCGCCGAGCAGGCGACCCGAGTCGGCCAGCCCTACGTGAACCAGCGCTGGCTGGGTGGCCTCCTCACCAACTTCCAGACGGTGTCCAAGCGCCTCGCGCGCATGAAGGAGCTCGAAGAGCTCAACTTCGACGACCCGGCTGCCAGTGGCTTCACCAAGAAGGAGCTGCTGATCAAGAAGCGCGAGCTGGACAAGCTCCACAAGTCGCTCGGCGGCATCCGCAACCTGCAGAAGACACCGTCGGCGATCTGGGTCATCGACGCCAAGCGCGAGCACCTCGCGGTCAACGAGGCCACGAAGCTGGGCATCCCGGTGATCGGCATCCTCGACACGAACGCCGACCCGGACGAGTTCCAGTACCCGATCCCCGGCAACGACGACGCGATCCGCTCGGTGAGCCTGCTCACCCGCATCATCGCCGACGCCGCCGCCGAGGGACTCATCCAGCGCCACCAGCCCACCGACGAGTCGGCTGACGCCGAGCCCCTCGCCGATTGGGAGCGCGAGCTGCTCGAGCAGGGCGCCGCCGACGAGGCCACCGCTGCCGTCGTCGTCGAGGCCGCTGCCGAGGAGCTGGCCGAGGAGGCCGTCGTCGCCGAGGCCGTCGCCGTCGAGCTGGCCGTCGAGGCCGTCGAGGCCGAGGCTGCCGGTGACGACGCCGCCGCTGAGGAGCTCGCTGCCGAGGCTGTCGTCGCCGAGGCCGTCGCCGAGGAGCTGGCCGAGGAGGCCGTCGTCGCCGAGGCCGTCGCCGAGGAGCTGGCCGCCGAGGCCGTCGCCGACATCGAGGCCGCAGAGAAGTAA
- the pyrH gene encoding UMP kinase, producing MPFCSLSSTRGSVVINENTGRRRVLLKLSGEAFGGGQLGVNPDVVSQIAREIAAAVDRVEISIVVGGGNFFRGAELSQRGMDRGRADYMGMLGTVMNALALQDFLEQAGAATRVQSAISMTQVAEPYIPRRAERHMEKGRVVIFGAGAGLPYFSTDTVAAQRALEIDAQEVLVAKNGVDGVYTADPHKDPSATRIDRITYLDALQRGLKVVDSTAFSLCMDNKMDMRVFGMEPAGNVTRALLGEPIGTLVTA from the coding sequence ATGCCCTTCTGTAGTTTGTCGTCAACGAGAGGATCCGTCGTGATCAATGAGAACACCGGGCGCCGCCGCGTCCTCCTGAAGCTGTCGGGCGAAGCGTTCGGGGGCGGTCAGCTCGGGGTCAATCCCGACGTCGTGAGCCAGATCGCGCGTGAGATCGCGGCCGCCGTGGATCGCGTCGAGATCTCGATCGTCGTCGGCGGGGGCAACTTCTTCCGCGGCGCGGAGCTCAGTCAGCGCGGTATGGACCGCGGGCGGGCCGACTACATGGGCATGCTCGGGACCGTCATGAACGCGCTGGCGCTGCAGGACTTCCTCGAGCAGGCGGGCGCCGCCACCCGCGTGCAGTCGGCGATCTCGATGACCCAGGTCGCCGAGCCCTACATCCCGCGGCGGGCCGAGCGCCACATGGAGAAGGGCCGCGTCGTCATCTTCGGCGCCGGCGCGGGCCTGCCCTACTTCTCCACCGACACGGTCGCGGCACAGCGCGCACTCGAGATCGACGCGCAGGAGGTCCTGGTCGCGAAGAACGGCGTCGACGGCGTGTACACGGCCGATCCCCACAAGGACCCCTCGGCGACCAGGATCGATCGCATCACCTACCTGGATGCGCTGCAGCGCGGCCTGAAGGTGGTCGACTCCACGGCCTTCAGCCTCTGCATGGACAACAAGATGGACATGCGCGTGTTCGGCATGGAGCCCGCAGGCAATGTCACCCGTGCGCTTCTGGGCGAGCCGATCGGCACTCTGGTCACGGCGTGA
- the tsf gene encoding translation elongation factor Ts, whose translation MANFTIADIKALREQLGTGMVDTKKALEEADGDLEKAVEILRLKGAKGNAKRADRSTSEGLVAAKQLDGKVTILELNTETDFVAKNDRFIALADKVLEAAAAAGAESAEAALAAPAGTQTVAELISDEAAIIGEKVELRRVSTLSGDKFEIYLHKTSKDLPPQVGVVLAYTGDDAETARSLAQHISFANPTYLSRDEVPEAEVEKEREIVTEISRNEGKPEAALPKIVEGRVNAFFKQVSLLDQDYAKDNKLSVAQVAKDAGLTLTGFARFKVGA comes from the coding sequence ATGGCAAACTTCACGATCGCCGACATCAAGGCGCTGCGCGAGCAGCTCGGCACCGGCATGGTCGACACCAAGAAGGCCCTCGAGGAGGCCGACGGCGACCTCGAGAAGGCCGTCGAGATCCTCCGCCTCAAGGGCGCGAAGGGCAACGCCAAGCGCGCCGACCGTTCGACCAGCGAGGGCCTCGTCGCCGCCAAGCAGCTCGACGGCAAGGTCACCATTCTCGAACTGAACACCGAGACCGACTTCGTCGCGAAGAACGACCGTTTCATCGCGCTGGCGGACAAGGTGCTCGAGGCTGCCGCGGCCGCAGGTGCCGAGTCGGCCGAGGCCGCGCTGGCAGCACCCGCCGGCACGCAGACGGTCGCCGAGCTCATCTCCGACGAGGCTGCCATCATCGGCGAGAAGGTCGAACTCCGCCGGGTGAGCACGCTCTCCGGCGACAAGTTCGAGATCTACCTCCACAAGACGAGCAAGGACCTGCCCCCGCAGGTCGGCGTGGTGCTCGCGTACACGGGTGATGACGCGGAGACCGCTCGCAGCCTCGCGCAGCACATCTCGTTCGCGAACCCGACCTACCTGTCGCGCGACGAGGTCCCCGAGGCCGAGGTCGAGAAGGAGCGCGAGATCGTCACCGAGATCTCGCGCAACGAGGGCAAGCCCGAGGCCGCCCTCCCGAAGATCGTCGAGGGCCGCGTCAACGCGTTCTTCAAGCAGGTCTCGCTCCTCGACCAGGACTACGCGAAGGACAACAAGCTGTCCGTCGCGCAGGTCGCGAAGGACGCGGGTCTTACCCTCACGGGCTTCGCCCGCTTCAAGGTCGGCGCGTAA
- a CDS encoding DivIVA domain-containing protein, translating into MTTASAPAPAAFPEAHGREKGYDRAAVDAFLAKARTAFEVGDDPMTASDVREVAFPLVRRGYAIASVDAALGRIEDAFAARERESALTGRGGVRAWVGQTRETAQAVLDRLSRPRGRRFDRVSSLRYGYRIDEVDLVTDKIARFLETDESVSVEQVRSVAFRMQRGGYRESQVDAVLDAVVEVMLAVS; encoded by the coding sequence ATGACGACAGCTTCCGCACCCGCGCCGGCGGCGTTCCCCGAGGCTCACGGACGCGAGAAGGGATACGACCGGGCGGCGGTCGACGCCTTCCTCGCGAAAGCGCGCACGGCGTTCGAGGTCGGCGACGACCCCATGACGGCATCCGACGTGCGAGAGGTCGCCTTCCCGCTCGTGCGACGCGGGTATGCGATCGCCTCGGTCGATGCGGCCCTCGGTCGCATCGAGGACGCGTTCGCGGCGAGAGAGCGCGAGTCGGCCCTCACGGGGCGCGGCGGGGTGCGCGCATGGGTCGGGCAGACCCGCGAGACCGCTCAGGCCGTGCTCGACCGACTGTCCCGCCCGCGCGGGCGGCGCTTCGATCGGGTGTCGTCGCTGCGGTACGGGTACCGCATCGACGAGGTCGATCTCGTCACCGACAAGATCGCCCGCTTCCTCGAGACGGACGAATCCGTGTCGGTCGAGCAGGTCCGCTCGGTGGCGTTCCGGATGCAGCGCGGCGGCTACCGGGAGTCCCAGGTGGATGCCGTCCTCGACGCGGTCGTCGAGGTCATGCTGGCGGTCTCATGA
- a CDS encoding M23 family metallopeptidase yields MSFSHSITRALLTGATLAAILVSGAAPSHADPETDAAAEPVGAPAGADWDWPLARFRLERAFEAPAHRYGPGHRGIDLRADPHEPVRAPAAGTIAFSGAVAGRGILTIDHGDGLVTTLEPTESELAAGVRVERGEEVAALALGGHSPPGALHFGVRLDGEYVNPMLMLGGVPRAVLLPCC; encoded by the coding sequence ATGTCGTTCTCGCACTCGATCACCCGCGCACTCCTCACCGGGGCGACGCTCGCGGCGATCCTCGTCTCGGGTGCGGCGCCGTCTCACGCCGATCCGGAGACGGATGCCGCGGCCGAGCCCGTCGGCGCTCCGGCCGGTGCCGACTGGGACTGGCCGCTCGCGCGGTTCCGCCTGGAGCGCGCGTTCGAGGCGCCCGCGCACCGCTACGGGCCCGGCCACCGGGGCATCGACCTTCGGGCGGATCCGCACGAACCTGTGCGTGCCCCCGCCGCCGGAACGATCGCCTTCTCGGGAGCCGTGGCCGGACGGGGCATCCTGACGATCGACCACGGTGACGGCCTCGTCACGACGCTCGAGCCGACCGAGTCCGAACTGGCCGCGGGCGTGCGCGTCGAGCGAGGTGAAGAAGTCGCCGCTCTCGCACTGGGCGGCCACTCTCCCCCGGGTGCATTGCATTTCGGCGTGCGTCTGGACGGCGAGTACGTCAACCCGATGCTGATGCTCGGCGGCGTGCCGCGGGCCGTGCTGCTGCCCTGCTGCTGA